One stretch of Methanoregula sp. UBA64 DNA includes these proteins:
- a CDS encoding 30S ribosomal protein S14, translating into MGGERKKIYGRGANECKMCGRKQGLVRRYHIMFCRQCFREWAQKMGFKKMN; encoded by the coding sequence ATGGGTGGCGAAAGGAAGAAGATCTACGGTCGCGGTGCGAACGAGTGCAAGATGTGCGGGCGCAAGCAGGGGCTTGTCCGCCGGTACCACATCATGTTCTGCCGTCAGTGCTTCCGTGAGTGGGCACAGAAGATGGGCTTTAAGAAGATGAACTAA
- a CDS encoding 50S ribosomal protein L5, whose protein sequence is MRNVHIDKVVVHMGVGESGERLVKAENIMKTITKQTPIRTIAKMTQPAFSIRKGAPIGCKVTLRGQPAEDFLKTALTIVNKTVFESQFDKSGNFSFGIEEHTDFPGMSYDPQIGIFGMDVNVVLERNGIRITRRRMQQKKLPEKQRVKKEDAIAFLKEEYSAEVR, encoded by the coding sequence ATGCGTAATGTCCACATCGACAAAGTTGTCGTCCACATGGGTGTCGGCGAGAGCGGTGAAAGGCTCGTCAAGGCCGAGAATATCATGAAGACGATCACCAAGCAGACCCCGATCCGCACCATCGCGAAGATGACGCAGCCGGCGTTCTCCATCAGGAAGGGCGCTCCGATCGGGTGCAAGGTCACGCTCCGCGGCCAGCCGGCCGAGGACTTCTTAAAGACGGCCTTAACTATCGTCAACAAGACGGTCTTTGAGAGCCAGTTCGACAAGAGCGGGAACTTCTCGTTTGGTATCGAGGAGCACACCGACTTCCCCGGCATGTCCTACGACCCGCAGATCGGTATCTTCGGGATGGATGTCAATGTCGTGCTGGAAAGGAACGGCATCAGGATCACCCGCCGGAGAATGCAGCAGAAGAAGCTGCCCGAGAAACAGCGCGTGAAAAAGGAAGATGCAATCGCGTTCCTCAAGGAGGAATACTCGGCGGAGGTGCGCTAA
- a CDS encoding 50S ribosomal protein L18, whose protein sequence is MATGPRYLVAFRRRREGRTDYYQRTKLVVADAPRMVVRRTNRHVIVQLVTAEMDGDKTLVSANSAELEKYGYTGATANTPAAYLTGMLFAAKAKKAGQDRAILDIGLARATPGARVFAALKGAVDAGLEIPYGESILPTEDRLKGEHIAAYNDKAKDIVKNVEQVAAAIKKELV, encoded by the coding sequence ATGGCAACCGGACCACGGTATCTGGTCGCTTTCCGCAGGCGGAGAGAAGGCAGAACCGATTATTACCAGAGAACCAAACTCGTTGTCGCCGACGCACCCCGTATGGTTGTACGGCGGACAAACCGGCATGTTATCGTCCAGCTGGTCACTGCCGAGATGGACGGGGACAAGACCCTTGTATCGGCAAATTCGGCCGAACTGGAAAAGTACGGATACACCGGGGCAACGGCAAACACCCCCGCAGCATACCTGACCGGCATGCTCTTTGCCGCAAAGGCAAAGAAGGCAGGACAGGACCGTGCAATCCTCGATATCGGCCTTGCCCGGGCAACTCCCGGGGCACGGGTCTTTGCGGCGCTGAAAGGTGCTGTTGACGCCGGCCTCGAGATCCCGTACGGCGAGAGCATCCTCCCCACCGAGGACCGTCTCAAGGGTGAGCATATCGCGGCTTACAACGATAAAGCCAAAGATATCGTCAAGAATGTCGAGCAGGTGGCAGCCGCCATAAAGAAGGAGCTGGTGTAA
- a CDS encoding 30S ribosomal protein S5, with translation MAYEKAEWRPVTGLGKQVASGEIKSIDQVLESGRPIKEPEIVDMFLPDLEDEVLDIAMMQRMTDSGRRVQFRAVVIVGNRNGYIGFGQGKDVQVGDAIKKAITKAKMNLIKVGRGCGSWECGCNVLHSIPREVQGTAGSVRVTLKPAPQGIGLVTGDISKKVLELAGIKDAWTFARGQTRTTINFAKATFNALKETNMIRTGRSE, from the coding sequence ATGGCATACGAAAAGGCAGAATGGCGCCCGGTCACCGGTCTTGGCAAGCAGGTCGCATCAGGAGAGATCAAGAGCATTGATCAGGTCCTCGAGAGCGGCCGGCCGATCAAGGAACCCGAGATCGTTGATATGTTCCTCCCGGACCTCGAAGACGAGGTCCTTGACATCGCCATGATGCAGAGGATGACCGACTCAGGCCGCCGGGTCCAGTTCCGTGCCGTCGTTATCGTCGGCAACCGGAACGGGTACATCGGCTTTGGCCAGGGAAAAGATGTCCAGGTCGGCGACGCGATCAAGAAAGCAATCACAAAAGCAAAGATGAACCTGATCAAGGTGGGCCGCGGGTGCGGCAGCTGGGAATGCGGGTGCAATGTCCTGCACTCTATCCCCCGGGAAGTCCAGGGAACCGCCGGCAGTGTCCGGGTCACCCTCAAGCCCGCCCCGCAGGGTATCGGCCTTGTCACCGGTGATATCAGCAAGAAAGTGCTCGAACTCGCCGGGATCAAGGATGCATGGACGTTTGCGCGCGGACAGACCCGCACGACGATTAACTTCGCCAAGGCAACGTTCAACGCATTAAAAGAAACCAACATGATCCGCACCGGGAGGTCGGAGTAA
- a CDS encoding 30S ribosomal protein S4e → MSDHLKRLNAPDSWHITKKTTTFVAKTAPGPHNANAMPVAVWLRDQQGLARTMKEVKQILKQKDVVINGKPCRDPKMGIGIFDVIALPRVGKYFRILRDLKGRHKTVEIDAEAAQKRLCKIENKTVVSGGKVQLNLRYGANILADNTYKSNDSIVISLKPEDRFKILEHFPFATGNMATIIGGKHSGKVARIVEIINTPGSVPNKVILEDEKTKERFDTITPYIYMVGKETVSKTSWGLEQ, encoded by the coding sequence ATGTCAGATCACTTAAAGAGGCTTAACGCGCCCGACTCCTGGCATATCACGAAGAAGACCACGACGTTCGTGGCAAAGACTGCACCCGGCCCGCACAATGCTAACGCGATGCCGGTCGCAGTCTGGCTCCGTGACCAGCAGGGCCTTGCCCGCACCATGAAGGAAGTCAAGCAGATCCTCAAGCAGAAGGATGTTGTCATCAACGGCAAACCCTGCCGCGACCCCAAGATGGGGATCGGCATCTTCGATGTCATCGCCCTTCCCCGGGTCGGCAAGTACTTCAGGATCCTCCGGGACCTCAAGGGCCGGCACAAGACGGTCGAGATCGATGCAGAGGCAGCCCAGAAGCGCCTGTGCAAGATCGAGAACAAGACGGTTGTTTCCGGCGGCAAGGTTCAGCTCAACCTCAGGTACGGCGCAAACATCCTTGCCGACAACACCTACAAGTCCAACGATTCGATCGTTATCTCGCTCAAACCCGAGGACCGGTTTAAGATCCTCGAGCACTTCCCGTTCGCGACAGGCAACATGGCGACGATCATCGGCGGCAAGCACTCCGGCAAGGTTGCCCGTATTGTCGAGATCATCAATACGCCGGGCAGCGTCCCGAACAAGGTTATCCTTGAAGACGAGAAGACCAAGGAGCGTTTCGACACGATCACGCCCTATATCTACATGGTCGGAAAGGAAACCGTCTCAAAGACCAGCTGGGGGCTTGAACAGTGA
- a CDS encoding 50S ribosomal protein L14, with protein sequence MKAKQSKTPRSLATGTRLACADNTGARTVQIISVFGYHGVRRRQPKLGLGDLCTASVQKGTPDMRRKLVRAVVIRAKKEMRRPNGLRVSFDDNAVVVVDEKNEPKGTEIKGPVAREVAERYPKLGSMATIIV encoded by the coding sequence ATGAAGGCAAAGCAGTCTAAGACGCCGAGATCGCTTGCAACCGGAACCCGGCTTGCATGCGCAGATAACACCGGTGCAAGGACAGTACAGATCATCTCTGTCTTTGGCTACCACGGTGTACGGCGCCGCCAGCCCAAACTGGGTCTCGGGGACCTCTGCACGGCCAGTGTCCAGAAGGGCACTCCCGACATGAGGAGGAAACTCGTCCGGGCAGTAGTCATCCGCGCGAAGAAGGAAATGCGCCGCCCCAACGGGCTCCGTGTCTCCTTTGACGACAACGCAGTAGTCGTTGTGGATGAAAAGAACGAACCCAAAGGAACCGAGATCAAGGGACCGGTCGCCCGTGAAGTGGCAGAACGGTACCCGAAGCTCGGGTCCATGGCGACAATCATTGTGTAA
- a CDS encoding 50S ribosomal protein L19e: MTDVAGQKRLAASLLKCGVNRVWFDPERLSDIENAISREDLRGLITEGVIKAHQKKGVSRGRARARTAQRSYGHRKGAGKRKGAQGARTPSKQAWIQKIRAIRKALVALREEKTIDSHLYRVLYRKAAGGQFRSVAHMKAQMEIIAGRLK; the protein is encoded by the coding sequence ATGACTGATGTAGCCGGCCAGAAACGCCTCGCAGCATCGCTCCTCAAGTGCGGTGTCAACCGCGTCTGGTTCGACCCCGAGCGTCTCTCCGACATCGAGAACGCCATCTCGCGCGAAGACCTCCGCGGTCTTATCACCGAGGGCGTTATCAAGGCGCACCAGAAGAAGGGCGTCAGCCGCGGCCGTGCACGCGCGCGCACCGCGCAGCGGTCATACGGTCACCGCAAGGGTGCCGGGAAACGCAAAGGTGCACAGGGTGCAAGAACTCCGAGCAAGCAGGCATGGATCCAGAAGATCCGCGCCATCAGGAAAGCACTCGTCGCACTCCGCGAAGAAAAGACGATCGACTCCCATCTCTACCGCGTGCTCTACCGCAAGGCAGCCGGCGGGCAGTTCCGGAGCGTCGCACACATGAAAGCTCAGATGGAGATCATCGCCGGGAGGCTGAAGTAA
- the rplX gene encoding 50S ribosomal protein L24, with protein MVRVISSQPRKQRKARYDAPAHMRSKFLNAPLSDALKEKYSKKTLRVVKGDTVKITRGDHVGEEGVVDGVDTTNSKLIVHGVTSTKVDGTEVPRPVDASKVEITKLKLDDKRRVEKLGGKE; from the coding sequence ATGGTCAGAGTAATCAGTTCACAGCCGCGCAAACAGAGAAAGGCGCGGTACGATGCACCCGCACACATGAGGTCGAAATTCCTCAACGCGCCGCTCTCGGACGCGCTCAAGGAAAAATATTCCAAGAAGACCCTGCGCGTTGTTAAGGGTGACACCGTTAAGATCACCCGTGGCGACCATGTCGGCGAGGAAGGAGTTGTCGACGGCGTCGACACTACCAACTCAAAACTCATCGTGCACGGTGTCACATCCACGAAGGTTGACGGCACCGAGGTCCCGCGCCCGGTCGATGCATCCAAGGTGGAGATCACCAAGCTCAAGCTCGATGACAAGCGCCGCGTTGAAAAACTTGGGGGTAAGGAGTAA
- a CDS encoding 50S ribosomal protein L32e, translating to MTTETKRLIRVRTEKSAVFKRSGFGTKPQLSDSWRKPRGQHNKQREQKKAKGALPKPGYGSPVAVRGMHPSGFFEVMVFSEKDLEKLDIKTQAIRISAGVGGRKRKALQEKAAAAGFKILNTKVIKDLVKKEKPAEEKKEAAKDKKETKDAKKAAPAKKGAAKAEDAKKKGAEEKKPAAKSASKSAKPAAKQPVKKEEKAAAKPKAKEAEKAPAKKAAPEKKPAADKTGAKKKSSGVKKND from the coding sequence ATGACAACGGAAACCAAGCGACTGATCCGTGTGCGCACAGAGAAGAGTGCTGTCTTCAAGCGCAGCGGGTTTGGTACAAAACCACAGCTCTCCGATTCCTGGAGAAAGCCCCGCGGACAGCACAACAAGCAGCGGGAACAGAAAAAGGCAAAGGGAGCACTGCCCAAGCCGGGATATGGAAGCCCGGTAGCAGTGCGCGGCATGCACCCCAGCGGGTTCTTTGAAGTGATGGTATTCTCGGAAAAAGATCTCGAGAAACTCGATATAAAGACCCAGGCGATCCGGATATCAGCCGGCGTCGGCGGGCGCAAGCGCAAGGCCCTTCAGGAAAAGGCAGCAGCGGCCGGCTTTAAGATCCTTAATACGAAGGTCATCAAGGACCTCGTGAAGAAGGAGAAGCCTGCCGAAGAGAAGAAAGAAGCGGCAAAGGACAAGAAAGAGACGAAGGACGCGAAAAAGGCGGCTCCGGCAAAGAAGGGCGCAGCAAAGGCAGAAGATGCCAAGAAGAAGGGCGCTGAAGAGAAGAAGCCGGCAGCAAAGTCTGCTTCCAAGTCTGCAAAACCTGCCGCAAAGCAGCCGGTAAAGAAAGAGGAGAAGGCCGCAGCAAAGCCCAAGGCAAAGGAAGCTGAAAAGGCCCCTGCAAAGAAAGCAGCTCCTGAAAAGAAGCCGGCAGCAGACAAGACCGGTGCAAAGAAGAAATCGTCCGGGGTGAAGAAGAATGACTGA
- a CDS encoding 50S ribosomal protein L30 — protein MYAVVQVRGVVNTRKDIKDTLKMLRLHHINHCVLVADTPENLGMIRKVKDYVAYGEVDAATLETLLSTRGRVIGDAPLTDEYIKSNSTFGSIVDFAQALAKGETRLRDIPGLKPVLRLHPPRKGYKTTKRTHVQGGALGYYGPEINTLLYKMR, from the coding sequence ATGTACGCAGTCGTGCAGGTCCGCGGCGTGGTCAACACGCGCAAGGACATCAAAGACACCTTAAAGATGCTCCGTCTGCACCACATCAACCACTGCGTGCTTGTGGCAGACACTCCCGAAAACCTCGGGATGATCCGCAAGGTCAAGGACTATGTCGCGTACGGCGAAGTGGATGCAGCGACCTTAGAGACCCTGCTTTCGACCCGTGGCCGTGTTATCGGTGACGCACCGTTAACGGACGAGTACATCAAGTCCAACTCGACCTTTGGCAGCATCGTCGATTTCGCCCAGGCTCTTGCCAAGGGCGAGACCCGGCTGCGCGATATCCCTGGCCTCAAGCCGGTCCTCCGGCTTCACCCGCCACGGAAGGGGTACAAGACCACGAAGCGCACGCATGTTCAGGGTGGAGCGCTTGGCTATTATGGTCCGGAGATCAATACTCTCCTCTATAAGATGAGGTGA
- a CDS encoding 50S ribosomal protein L6: MASIRKVKIPEGVKVKLEGSQLTITGSKGTLVRSVRFPQVTVTCDDKEIHISTESDRKAITAMVGTFEAHAKNMCRGVSEGFEYRMKVVYSHFPIQLKLQGKRLEIANFLGEKKARYADIADGVTAKIANDEVILTGIDRELVGNTAANIEHATHIRYRDPRVFQDGVYMVHRG, from the coding sequence ATGGCAAGCATAAGAAAAGTCAAGATCCCCGAGGGCGTCAAAGTCAAGCTCGAGGGATCGCAGCTTACGATTACCGGGTCCAAGGGCACGCTCGTCAGGAGCGTCCGGTTCCCCCAGGTAACCGTTACCTGCGACGACAAGGAGATCCACATCTCAACCGAGTCGGACCGTAAGGCTATCACCGCAATGGTGGGCACCTTCGAGGCACATGCAAAGAACATGTGCCGCGGTGTATCCGAAGGATTCGAATACCGTATGAAAGTGGTATACAGCCACTTCCCGATCCAGCTCAAGCTGCAGGGGAAGCGCCTTGAGATCGCCAATTTCCTTGGCGAGAAGAAGGCACGGTACGCAGATATCGCCGATGGCGTAACCGCCAAGATCGCAAACGACGAGGTCATCCTGACCGGCATCGACCGCGAACTGGTGGGGAACACTGCGGCAAACATCGAGCACGCAACCCATATCCGTTACCGGGACCCGCGGGTCTTCCAGGACGGAGTATACATGGTCCACAGGGGCTGA
- a CDS encoding 30S ribosomal protein S8, giving the protein MTRLNTIADGMSALKNAGDTGKSEVTIEPASKLLGAMLRIMQEAGYISGFEFIEDGRGGQLKVHLTGKINKCGAICPRFSVQLDEMEFWEKQYLPGKNFGLMILSTSRGVMSHMQARQEGIGGELLGYVY; this is encoded by the coding sequence ATGACACGATTAAACACCATCGCAGACGGGATGAGTGCGTTAAAGAACGCAGGCGACACCGGTAAATCCGAGGTTACCATTGAACCCGCAAGCAAGCTCCTCGGCGCAATGCTGCGCATCATGCAGGAAGCCGGCTACATCTCCGGTTTCGAGTTCATCGAGGACGGCCGCGGCGGCCAGCTCAAGGTGCACCTCACCGGCAAGATCAACAAATGCGGCGCTATCTGCCCGCGTTTCTCGGTCCAGCTGGATGAGATGGAATTCTGGGAGAAGCAGTACCTGCCCGGCAAGAACTTCGGGCTCATGATCCTTTCGACCTCGCGCGGCGTTATGTCGCACATGCAGGCACGTCAGGAAGGCATCGGCGGCGAACTGCTCGGGTATGTCTACTAA